The proteins below are encoded in one region of Vicinamibacteria bacterium:
- a CDS encoding MqnA/MqnD/SBP family protein encodes MSDRVLRIGHSPDPDDAFMFCAISNGAVRIRDYSIVHVLEDIQSLNRRAVRAELEVTAISAHAFLDVSSKYWIMATGASMGEGYGPIVVTKERSDIEALRGKRVAIPGEKTTAALLARIYLPPFEPVVLPFDRIFEAVGKGEADAGVLIHEGQLTYGDEGFYKIEDFGERWHAETGLPLPLGLDVVRRDLGRELAVEINRAMRDSIEWAYDHEEEALSYALKFGRGLGRELGRRFVKMYVSHLTLDMGEAGEKALGELFSRGVAAGVIGEAPELELIR; translated from the coding sequence GTGAGCGATCGGGTGCTTCGCATCGGCCATAGTCCCGACCCCGACGATGCGTTCATGTTCTGCGCGATCTCGAATGGCGCCGTACGCATCCGAGACTACTCGATCGTGCACGTGCTGGAGGACATCCAGAGCCTCAACCGTCGTGCGGTGAGGGCAGAGCTCGAGGTCACCGCCATCTCCGCTCATGCTTTTCTCGACGTGTCGAGCAAGTACTGGATCATGGCGACGGGCGCGAGCATGGGTGAAGGCTACGGTCCCATCGTCGTCACCAAGGAGAGATCCGACATCGAAGCACTCCGGGGAAAGCGAGTTGCCATCCCGGGCGAAAAAACGACGGCCGCCTTGCTCGCGCGCATCTATCTCCCCCCTTTCGAACCGGTGGTGTTGCCTTTCGATCGGATTTTCGAGGCGGTGGGGAAGGGTGAGGCCGATGCCGGCGTCTTGATTCACGAGGGTCAGCTCACCTATGGTGACGAGGGCTTTTACAAGATCGAGGACTTCGGAGAGAGGTGGCACGCGGAAACGGGGCTTCCGCTTCCTCTCGGACTCGACGTCGTCAGGCGCGATCTCGGTCGCGAGCTCGCGGTCGAGATCAACCGTGCGATGCGAGATAGCATCGAGTGGGCCTACGACCACGAGGAAGAGGCGCTCAGCTATGCCTTGAAGTTCGGGCGAGGGCTCGGACGTGAGCTCGGCCGCCGGTTCGTGAAGATGTACGTCTCGCACCTGACGCTAGACATGGGGGAAGCCGGCGAGAAGGCGCTCGGGGAGCTCTTCTCACGCGGCGTAGCGGCGGGTGTAATCGGTGAGGCACCCGAGCTCGAGCTGATCCGTTAG
- a CDS encoding type III pantothenate kinase, with amino-acid sequence MLLVLDVGNTKTMIGVYGSDAWVADWRIKTHLDHLADEYYVLVKALLGDRGLSFREITGAVIASVVPPMTAIFEELVLRILGQPPVIVGPGIEVGVGIRIDNPSELGADRVANTAAVHELYGGPAIVLDLGTATTFDVVSKDGDYLGGAIAPGLGISADALVRRTAKLPKVELQLPLRAIGQSTVAAMQSGLVIGYVGLVKELVGRLKKELGGSPKVIATGGMAEMVAEWTEVIDVVHPRLTLDGIRIIYELNVDASKIR; translated from the coding sequence GTGCTTCTCGTCCTGGACGTCGGCAATACGAAGACGATGATCGGCGTATACGGCTCGGACGCCTGGGTGGCGGATTGGCGGATAAAGACCCACCTCGACCATCTCGCGGACGAGTACTATGTGCTCGTCAAGGCGCTCTTGGGGGACCGGGGACTTTCTTTTCGAGAGATCACGGGTGCGGTCATCGCGAGCGTCGTTCCGCCGATGACCGCCATCTTCGAAGAGCTCGTCCTTCGGATTCTCGGGCAGCCACCGGTGATCGTCGGACCGGGGATCGAGGTCGGTGTCGGCATTCGCATCGACAACCCGTCCGAGCTCGGTGCCGACCGCGTGGCGAACACCGCTGCGGTCCACGAGCTCTACGGCGGTCCCGCCATCGTGCTCGACCTCGGAACGGCGACGACCTTCGACGTCGTTTCCAAGGACGGTGACTATCTCGGAGGCGCCATCGCGCCCGGCCTGGGCATCTCTGCCGACGCCCTGGTGCGCCGGACCGCCAAGCTCCCGAAAGTCGAGCTCCAGCTCCCGCTGAGGGCAATCGGACAGAGCACCGTAGCCGCGATGCAGTCCGGGCTGGTCATCGGTTACGTAGGGCTCGTGAAGGAGCTCGTCGGCCGCCTCAAGAAGGAGCTTGGGGGCTCGCCCAAGGTCATCGCCACCGGCGGCATGGCAGAGATGGTGGCCGAATGGACCGAGGTCATCGACGTCGTGCACCCGCGCCTCACGCTCGACGGCATCCGGATCATCTACGAGCTGAACGTCGATGCTTCGAAAATCCGATGA
- a CDS encoding threonine/serine dehydratase, whose product MVPIEDIERAREAISGLALRTPLVRLDHPESTRDIFLKLENLQPIGSFKIRGAINAFRSVSDAEIEAGVLTASAGNWAQGVAWAARERGVPCTIIVPDTAPRTKLAAIERLGARSVPVPFDRWWQCLTERRFAGIEGRFFHPVEDEPVMAGNGTIGLEILDDLPDADAVVIPWGGGGLATGIASALAQRASRIRVYGAEVDTAAPLTASLAKGEMTSVERRPSFVDGIGSERLLPKMWPFAQSLLSGAFTASTSEIATAIRLLVERNRVVAEGAGACALAVALSGQIDARRIVCIVSGGNIDTHVLTGILAG is encoded by the coding sequence GTGGTTCCCATCGAGGACATCGAGAGGGCGCGAGAGGCCATCTCGGGCCTGGCCCTCCGCACGCCGCTCGTACGACTCGACCATCCCGAATCGACGAGAGATATCTTCCTCAAGCTCGAGAACTTGCAGCCGATCGGGTCGTTCAAGATCCGAGGCGCCATCAATGCCTTTCGCTCGGTATCCGACGCCGAGATCGAGGCCGGCGTCCTCACCGCGAGCGCGGGCAACTGGGCCCAGGGAGTCGCCTGGGCAGCGAGGGAAAGAGGAGTACCCTGCACCATCATCGTTCCCGACACCGCGCCCCGAACCAAGCTCGCGGCCATCGAGCGACTCGGCGCTCGCTCTGTGCCGGTGCCCTTCGACCGCTGGTGGCAGTGCCTGACCGAGAGGCGGTTTGCCGGGATCGAGGGGCGTTTCTTCCATCCGGTCGAGGACGAGCCGGTGATGGCCGGCAACGGCACCATCGGTCTCGAGATCCTCGATGACCTGCCCGACGCCGATGCCGTCGTCATCCCCTGGGGTGGCGGAGGCCTCGCCACGGGAATCGCGAGCGCCCTCGCGCAGCGTGCATCGAGGATCCGGGTTTACGGCGCGGAAGTCGACACCGCCGCACCTCTGACGGCTTCGCTAGCGAAGGGGGAAATGACGTCCGTCGAGCGTCGACCGAGCTTCGTCGACGGCATCGGGAGCGAGAGGCTTCTCCCCAAAATGTGGCCTTTCGCGCAGTCTCTATTGAGTGGAGCCTTCACCGCATCGACGAGCGAGATCGCCACCGCCATCCGCTTGCTCGTCGAGCGCAATCGTGTCGTGGCGGAAGGAGCCGGCGCCTGCGCGCTCGCCGTGGCGCTGTCGGGGCAGATCGACGCACGGAGAATCGTGTGTATCGTATCCGGAGGCAATATCGACACCCACGTACTCACCGGCATCCTAGCAGGCTGA
- a CDS encoding DinB family protein, whose protein sequence is MEITTIEPFLDYYEKVRSRTKRVISLIPDESFDRSPVPGKFTFADLIRHLAAIERFMYAENVRGRPSRYEGCGKELADGREEVMRFLDQCHEESLEIFRGLTPAELSSRCTTPAGSPITVWKWLRLMIEHEIHHRGQIYTYLGLMGVETKPLYGLTSEQVAAQAAPSRTRNDSR, encoded by the coding sequence ATGGAGATAACGACCATCGAGCCATTCCTCGATTACTACGAGAAAGTGAGAAGCAGAACCAAGCGTGTAATCTCACTCATCCCCGACGAGTCGTTCGACCGATCCCCGGTTCCGGGAAAATTCACTTTCGCGGATCTCATCCGCCACCTCGCCGCCATCGAGCGGTTCATGTACGCCGAGAACGTTCGCGGCAGACCCAGTCGATACGAGGGTTGCGGTAAGGAGCTGGCCGATGGACGAGAGGAAGTGATGCGATTCCTCGACCAATGTCACGAAGAGTCGCTCGAGATCTTTCGCGGGCTCACGCCGGCCGAGCTGAGCTCGAGATGCACGACTCCGGCGGGAAGCCCCATCACCGTGTGGAAGTGGCTACGCCTGATGATCGAGCACGAGATCCATCACCGCGGACAGATCTATACCTATCTGGGTCTCATGGGCGTGGAGACAAAACCGCTCTACGGCCTCACTTCGGAGCAGGTGGCCGCTCAAGCCGCTCCGAGTCGCACCCGCAATGACTCCAGATAG
- the acnA gene encoding aconitate hydratase AcnA: MSRSIRNPLGARRPLHTRDGKADLFSLELLEKAGLGRVSSMPISVKILLEAVLRHCDGKLVREEDVRSLARWNARNPGDDEVPFQPARVILQDFTGVPSIVDLAAMRSTMQRLGGDPALINPAVPVDLVIDHSVQVDVFGTPLALSRNAEIEFERNRERYEFLRWGQQAFDNFRVVPPATGIVHQVNLEYLAKVVMKSEEDGEAVLYPDTLVGTDSHTTMINGLGVLGWGVGGIEAEAAMLGQPSYLLMPRVVGFRLDGKLGEGVTATDLVLTVTEMLRKKGVVDQFVEFYGSGLSQMSLPDRATVANMSPEYGATMGFFPVDEETLRYLRRTGRTEEEIRRVEAYCKDQGLFRTDDAPEPEFTDTLSLDLGTVEPSLAGPKRPQDRVSLASMKSSFRTSLTASTKNRGFGLDSEALSRVATVQFNGTRENLGHGAVVIAAITSCTNTSNPSVMLGAGLLAKKATERGLKVPPYVKTSLAPGSKVVTEYLKEAGLLPALADLGFHLVGYGCTTCIGNSGPLPDPVAAAVSEAELVAASVLSGNRNFEGRIHPLVRANYLASPPLVVAYALAGTVDLDLSTEPLGTDVEGKPVFLSEIWPKAEEVRRVMDEAIRPEMFSKMYQNVWDGNEVWNRVPVSGGKLYPWSETSTYIQEPPFFTELARELPEAKDIEGAKVLALLGDSVTTDHISPAGDIANDSPAGRYLRERGLEKKDFNSYGSRRGNDRVMVRGTFANIRIKNLLVPGIEGGVTVHFPTGEQMSIYDAARRYKKEQTPLIVVAGKEYGSGSSRDWAAKGTLLLGVRVVLAESFERIHRANLVGMGVLPLQFADGQSASSLGISGRESFDIGGIAGDLSPRQRFEVVARRDDGTRIEFAAVSRLDSQIEIEYYRNGGILHTVLRALLSQTQSNSKG; the protein is encoded by the coding sequence ATGAGCCGATCGATCAGAAACCCTTTGGGAGCCCGGAGACCGCTCCATACGCGAGATGGCAAGGCCGACCTGTTCTCGCTGGAGCTCCTCGAAAAAGCTGGCCTCGGACGCGTTTCGTCGATGCCGATCAGCGTGAAGATCCTGCTCGAGGCCGTTCTTCGCCATTGCGACGGGAAACTCGTACGCGAGGAGGACGTCCGGTCGCTGGCCCGCTGGAACGCGAGAAACCCAGGAGACGACGAGGTGCCGTTCCAGCCCGCTCGCGTCATTCTGCAGGACTTCACCGGAGTGCCGTCCATCGTCGATCTCGCCGCGATGCGCTCCACCATGCAAAGACTGGGTGGCGATCCGGCGCTCATCAATCCCGCCGTGCCCGTTGACCTGGTCATCGATCATTCGGTGCAGGTCGATGTGTTCGGCACACCGCTCGCCCTTTCCCGCAACGCGGAGATCGAGTTCGAGCGAAATCGCGAGCGCTACGAGTTCCTTCGATGGGGGCAACAGGCGTTCGACAACTTTCGCGTGGTTCCGCCGGCGACGGGCATCGTTCACCAGGTGAACCTGGAGTACCTCGCCAAGGTCGTCATGAAGTCCGAGGAGGACGGTGAGGCGGTGCTTTATCCCGACACCCTCGTAGGCACAGATTCCCACACGACGATGATCAATGGGCTGGGCGTCCTCGGATGGGGTGTGGGGGGCATCGAAGCCGAAGCCGCCATGCTGGGTCAGCCCTCCTATCTGTTGATGCCTCGAGTCGTCGGCTTCCGGCTCGATGGCAAGCTCGGCGAAGGGGTGACGGCGACGGACCTCGTTCTGACGGTCACCGAGATGCTCCGGAAGAAGGGGGTAGTGGATCAATTCGTCGAGTTCTATGGAAGCGGCCTTTCACAGATGTCACTTCCCGATCGGGCAACGGTGGCGAACATGTCGCCGGAGTACGGAGCGACCATGGGTTTTTTCCCCGTGGACGAGGAGACTCTTCGTTACCTTCGAAGAACCGGGCGGACCGAGGAAGAAATCCGTCGAGTGGAGGCTTACTGCAAGGATCAGGGTCTGTTCCGGACCGACGATGCTCCCGAGCCTGAGTTTACCGATACGTTATCGCTCGACCTTGGCACTGTCGAGCCGAGCCTCGCTGGACCGAAGCGGCCGCAGGACCGGGTGTCGCTGGCGTCGATGAAGAGCTCGTTTCGGACCTCCCTCACCGCCTCTACCAAGAATCGCGGCTTCGGCCTCGACTCCGAGGCACTTTCCCGGGTTGCCACGGTTCAATTCAACGGGACGCGAGAGAACCTAGGTCATGGAGCCGTGGTAATCGCCGCCATTACGTCCTGCACCAATACCTCCAACCCCTCCGTCATGCTCGGAGCGGGGCTCCTGGCGAAGAAAGCAACCGAGCGCGGTCTCAAAGTACCGCCCTACGTCAAGACATCGCTCGCGCCGGGCTCAAAAGTCGTTACCGAGTATCTGAAAGAAGCCGGGCTCTTGCCCGCCCTCGCCGATCTCGGCTTCCACCTCGTGGGCTATGGGTGCACGACCTGTATCGGCAACAGCGGTCCGCTCCCCGATCCGGTGGCGGCCGCGGTCTCCGAGGCCGAGTTGGTGGCGGCCTCGGTTCTGTCCGGGAATCGGAACTTCGAAGGCCGGATCCACCCCCTCGTGCGCGCGAACTACCTCGCGTCGCCTCCTTTGGTGGTGGCCTACGCGCTCGCCGGCACCGTCGATCTCGATCTGTCGACCGAGCCTCTCGGTACCGACGTCGAGGGTAAGCCGGTCTTCCTGTCGGAAATCTGGCCCAAGGCGGAAGAAGTGCGACGGGTAATGGACGAGGCGATCCGCCCCGAGATGTTCTCCAAGATGTACCAGAACGTGTGGGATGGCAACGAGGTGTGGAATCGCGTTCCCGTATCGGGAGGAAAGCTCTACCCGTGGAGCGAGACCTCGACTTACATTCAGGAACCGCCTTTCTTTACCGAGCTCGCGCGCGAGCTCCCCGAGGCGAAGGACATCGAGGGAGCGAAAGTGCTCGCGCTGCTCGGTGACAGCGTGACGACCGACCACATCTCACCGGCGGGTGACATTGCCAACGATTCACCCGCGGGGCGTTACCTGCGGGAACGAGGTCTGGAGAAGAAGGATTTCAACTCCTACGGCTCGCGTCGCGGTAACGATCGCGTCATGGTTCGCGGGACTTTCGCGAACATCCGGATCAAGAACTTGCTCGTCCCCGGCATCGAGGGCGGAGTCACGGTGCACTTTCCCACCGGCGAGCAGATGTCCATCTACGACGCCGCGAGGCGCTACAAGAAGGAACAGACCCCCCTGATCGTCGTGGCCGGCAAGGAGTACGGTTCGGGATCCTCTCGTGATTGGGCCGCCAAAGGCACTCTCCTCCTGGGCGTCCGCGTCGTTCTCGCGGAAAGCTTTGAGCGAATTCACCGCGCCAACCTCGTGGGGATGGGAGTATTGCCCCTGCAGTTTGCCGATGGACAAAGTGCTTCGAGCCTCGGCATCTCGGGCCGGGAATCGTTCGACATCGGAGGGATCGCGGGAGACCTCTCTCCACGTCAGCGCTTCGAGGTGGTTGCCAGGCGGGACGACGGGACGAGAATCGAGTTCGCCGCCGTCAGCCGCCTCGACTCACAAATCGAGATCGAGTACTACCGAAACGGCGGAATTCTGCACACCGTCCTACGAGCTCTCCTGAGCCAGACTCAGTCGAACTCGAAAGGGTGA
- a CDS encoding DUF4013 domain-containing protein, with product MESGASPRALPQRFDVSRALAFFFEDPKWVPKLVIGSLFAFLSPFLIGTVFLTGYAMALARHTMEEKTPPLPEWDDFPSLFREGLKGIGISLAHKLPVILLGLLVAFALLGGVLLGRDGRVRPEEIAFIGIPALVGGFVIVFCLSLSMVVYLPTAFVGFIRTSRFGAAFEIKENLDFIRQNGSIYILALITIVVSAFVAQFGLLLFCIGVFPAAFWSTCVFGYVIGELAKLRKEGEPG from the coding sequence ATGGAGAGTGGTGCGAGCCCCCGAGCTCTCCCCCAGCGTTTCGACGTCTCGCGGGCGCTCGCGTTTTTCTTCGAGGACCCCAAATGGGTGCCGAAGCTCGTCATCGGATCGCTTTTCGCTTTCCTCAGCCCCTTCTTGATCGGAACGGTGTTCCTGACTGGCTACGCGATGGCTCTGGCCCGGCACACGATGGAGGAAAAGACACCTCCTCTACCGGAGTGGGACGATTTTCCGTCGCTGTTTCGAGAGGGTCTCAAGGGAATCGGGATCTCGCTCGCGCACAAGCTTCCCGTGATCTTGCTCGGACTGCTCGTCGCTTTCGCCCTTCTCGGCGGTGTCCTCCTCGGACGCGATGGAAGGGTGAGACCCGAGGAGATAGCCTTCATCGGAATTCCGGCGCTCGTCGGCGGTTTCGTCATCGTCTTCTGCCTTTCGCTTTCGATGGTCGTTTACTTGCCGACGGCTTTCGTCGGCTTTATCAGGACCTCCCGTTTCGGGGCCGCATTCGAGATCAAGGAGAACCTGGATTTCATTCGTCAGAACGGATCGATCTATATCCTCGCCCTGATTACCATTGTCGTCAGCGCATTCGTCGCCCAGTTCGGTTTGCTCCTCTTCTGCATCGGAGTATTCCCCGCCGCGTTCTGGTCGACCTGCGTCTTCGGTTACGTCATTGGCGAGCTGGCAAAGCTCCGAAAGGAAGGAGAGCCAGGATGA
- a CDS encoding lipid-binding SYLF domain-containing protein, with the protein MKRLRTRSVAIPIALGSMGVFGQSNEVERLYDSARVVEEILDIPDGIPQELLDKAECIVVLPSVKKFALGIGGSYGKGAMVCRGGRDFSLSWGAPAMYRLEGGNIGLQLGGQSTDFLLLVMNPKGVQALLKSKVKLGVDASAAAGPKGRATGAATDATMHAEILTYSRSRGLFAGISLEGSTLRPDDGANRKLYGQKISAKEIVLESKVGTPKAGHGLVALLERSSPENLSN; encoded by the coding sequence ATGAAACGACTCCGGACCCGATCGGTCGCGATCCCGATTGCGCTCGGCTCGATGGGCGTCTTCGGTCAGAGCAACGAAGTCGAGCGGCTGTACGACTCCGCTCGTGTGGTCGAGGAAATCCTCGATATCCCCGATGGCATTCCCCAGGAGCTTCTCGACAAAGCGGAATGCATCGTCGTCTTGCCCTCGGTCAAGAAGTTCGCCCTGGGAATCGGTGGGAGCTACGGGAAGGGCGCGATGGTGTGCCGGGGAGGGCGAGACTTCTCCCTTTCATGGGGAGCACCGGCCATGTACCGGCTCGAAGGCGGCAACATCGGTCTCCAACTCGGCGGCCAATCGACGGATTTCCTTCTGCTGGTGATGAACCCCAAGGGGGTGCAGGCCCTGCTCAAGAGTAAGGTCAAGCTCGGCGTCGATGCATCGGCCGCGGCCGGACCCAAGGGAAGGGCGACCGGAGCAGCAACCGACGCCACGATGCACGCGGAGATCCTCACCTACTCACGCTCCCGAGGCCTCTTCGCGGGAATCTCCCTGGAAGGCTCGACGTTGCGGCCCGACGACGGCGCCAACCGGAAACTCTACGGGCAGAAGATATCGGCGAAAGAGATCGTCCTCGAGAGCAAAGTCGGGACCCCGAAGGCCGGCCACGGGCTGGTCGCTCTCCTCGAGAGGTCATCCCCGGAGAACCTGTCGAATTAG
- a CDS encoding DNA-formamidopyrimidine glycosylase family protein → MPELPDVTVYVEAIEARTRGHLFENLLLGSPFVLRSTSPAPSDLEGRRVVGARRMGKRVVIGLEDERFIVIHLMIAGRLHWKDQQASRPALPKKRGLVRFDFSSGTLTLTEAGSKKRASLHLVVGNDHLAALDPGGAEVLESSLGDFSLSLARENHTLKRALTDPRVVSGIGNAYSDEILHRAKLSPVQWTSRLRPEQVVRLYEATRATLLEWTEALRREAGDAFPEKVTAFRPKMAVHGRYGKPCPDCGTPVQRIAYAENETNYCPKCQTGGRLLADRGLSRLLRGDWPRSLEEMEERKIQLKR, encoded by the coding sequence ATGCCGGAGCTCCCTGATGTGACGGTCTACGTCGAAGCGATCGAAGCGCGCACCCGGGGCCATCTCTTCGAAAATCTGCTCCTCGGGAGTCCCTTCGTCCTCCGCTCCACCTCTCCGGCGCCTTCGGACCTCGAGGGCAGACGGGTCGTGGGCGCTCGGCGAATGGGCAAGCGGGTCGTGATCGGACTCGAGGACGAGCGTTTCATCGTGATTCACCTCATGATCGCGGGACGGCTTCATTGGAAAGACCAACAGGCGTCCCGCCCCGCACTCCCGAAAAAACGCGGGCTCGTGAGGTTCGATTTTTCCTCGGGTACGCTGACTTTGACCGAAGCGGGCTCCAAGAAACGGGCATCGCTCCATCTCGTGGTCGGGAACGACCATCTCGCCGCCCTCGATCCCGGGGGAGCCGAAGTGCTCGAATCGAGCCTCGGCGATTTTTCCCTGTCGCTGGCGCGCGAGAACCATACGTTGAAACGCGCTCTCACCGACCCGCGAGTCGTCAGCGGTATCGGAAACGCCTACTCCGACGAGATCCTTCACCGCGCCAAGCTCTCGCCGGTTCAATGGACCTCGCGTCTCAGACCAGAGCAGGTCGTGCGCCTCTACGAGGCGACGCGAGCCACGCTGCTCGAGTGGACCGAAGCGTTGCGTCGCGAGGCGGGTGATGCTTTTCCCGAGAAAGTGACGGCGTTTCGGCCGAAGATGGCCGTTCATGGTCGCTATGGAAAGCCCTGCCCCGATTGTGGGACTCCGGTGCAGCGGATCGCCTACGCCGAAAACGAGACGAACTACTGCCCGAAATGCCAGACGGGAGGGCGATTGCTCGCCGATCGCGGCCTGTCGCGGCTGCTCCGAGGCGACTGGCCGAGGAGCCTCGAAGAGATGGAGGAACGGAAGATTCAGCTCAAACGGTGA
- a CDS encoding glucose 1-dehydrogenase, translated as MADRRFEGKIALVTGASSGIGRETARRLAAEGATVAVTARRESRLSQLVSEIEQSGGTARAIAADVTRESDRRKLIDQTASGFGGLDILVNAAGIIAFGTIENTALESWNAMFDINVVSVFHLMQLSLPHLLPRKGNIVNVSSVNGLRSFPGVLAYCSSKSALDQLTRCSALELAPQGVRVNAVNPGVVLTELHRQGGLDEAAYESFLERSKTTHPIGRVGQPADLAALICFLASDEAGWITGATMSIDGGRHLTCAR; from the coding sequence ATGGCAGACAGGCGATTCGAGGGGAAGATCGCGCTCGTGACGGGCGCTTCGAGCGGCATCGGCAGGGAAACGGCACGGCGTCTCGCGGCCGAGGGTGCGACCGTCGCGGTCACGGCTCGGCGAGAGAGCCGGCTTTCGCAGCTCGTTTCCGAGATCGAGCAGTCGGGTGGAACGGCGAGGGCCATCGCCGCCGACGTGACCAGAGAGAGCGACCGTCGGAAACTCATCGACCAGACCGCCTCGGGTTTCGGTGGGCTCGATATCCTCGTCAACGCTGCGGGAATCATCGCCTTCGGAACCATCGAGAACACTGCCCTCGAGTCGTGGAACGCCATGTTCGATATCAATGTCGTCTCCGTGTTTCATCTGATGCAGCTCTCTCTGCCTCACCTCCTGCCGCGTAAAGGAAACATCGTCAATGTTTCGAGCGTCAACGGCCTGCGCTCGTTCCCCGGAGTTCTCGCCTACTGTTCGAGCAAATCGGCACTCGATCAGCTGACGCGCTGTTCCGCCCTCGAGCTCGCGCCTCAGGGAGTCCGCGTCAACGCGGTCAATCCGGGGGTCGTTCTCACCGAGCTGCATCGCCAGGGGGGACTGGACGAAGCCGCTTACGAGAGCTTTCTCGAACGGAGCAAGACGACACATCCCATCGGACGGGTGGGGCAACCGGCCGACTTGGCCGCCCTCATCTGTTTTCTCGCCTCGGACGAGGCGGGATGGATTACGGGAGCGACGATGAGCATCGACGGAGGCAGGCATCTGACCTGCGCGCGCTGA